In Streptomyces sp. NBC_01231, the sequence GGATTGCCTGTGAGCAGCCCTTATGGCCTCTGCGAACGGCGCGAATGTAGCGGAGAGTGAGGAGTAGATCGCACACTTCGATGTTCGTTCATCCGATCGTGTGAGGATTGGCCGTCGGGCTGACGTCCGGTGGCCGGTCGTACAGTGGCGTAGGCACGCTTCGTGCCTTACGACCTTCTAGGGAGGCGCTTGTCGTGAGTGGGTTGCGGTTCGTCCGCATGGGGTTCGGTGCGGACCTGGTCGACTACCAGGAGGCGTGGGACGAGCAGCGCCGGGTGCATGCCGCCCGATTCGCCGACGAGGTCCCCGACACCGTGCTGCTCCTCGAACACCCGCCGGTCTACACCGCCGGCCGGCGCACGGCGGACAACGAACGACCGCTCGACGGCACCCCGGTGGTCGACGTCGACCGCGGCGGCAAGATCACCTGGCACGGCCCGGGCCAGCTGATCGGCTACCCGATCCAGAAGCTCCCGCGTCCGGTCGACGTGGTCGCACACGTACGACGTCTCGAAGAGGCCCTGATCCGTACGTGCGCGGAGTTCGGCCTGGAGACCACCCGCGTCGAGGGCCGCAGCGGGGTGTGGCTGCTCGGCGAAGCCCGACAAGCGGCAGCGCAGGGCCCGCAGCTCGGCGGACTGTCCCTGGACTTCGACCCGCGTCTGCACGACGAGGAGTTCGACCCCCGCATGAACGGCCCCGAGTACGCCCCGTCCAACGCGGGCCAGCGCCGCGAGGACCGCAAGATCGCGGCGATCGGCATCCGCGTGGCCAAGGGCGTCACGATGCACGGCTTCTCGTTCAACGTGAACCCGGACAACAAGTGGTTCGACAAGATCATCCCGTGCGGCATCCGCGACGCGGGCGTCGCCTCCCTCGCGGACGAGCTCGGCCGGAACGTGACGATCGACGAGGTGCTGCCCGTCGTCGAGCGGCATCTGAAGGACGTACTCGAGAACGCGGAACTGAAGCCGCGGGAGATCGAGAAGGCGACCGCCTGAGCCCGGGAATGGGCCCCGCAGTCCGGCCCCAGTCCTGGGGGCGGCCTCACGTGTAGGGCACAACAAGCACGGGCGTACGCTGGTGTACGCCGAAGAATCGAAGATTACTCAGAGCAATCAGCAGGGAGCCGATGTGTCCGCAGTCGCACCCGACGGACGCAAGATGCTGCGCCTGGAGGTCAGGAACGCCCAGACCCCCATCGAGCGCAAGCCCGAGTGGATCAAGACCCGGGCGAAAATGGGTCCCGAGTACACCAAGATGCAGAACCTCGTGAAGAGCGAAGGCCTGCACACCGTCTGCCAGGAAGCCGGCTGTCCCAACATCTACGAGTGCTGGGAGGACCGCGAGGCGACCTTCCTCATCGGCGGCGACCAGTGCACGCGGCGCTGCGACTTCTGCCAGATCGACACCGGCAAGCCCGAGGCCCTCGACCGCGACGAGCCCCGACGGGTGGGCGAGTCCGTGGTCACCATGGACCTGAACTACGCCACCATCACCGGTGTCGCGCGCGACGACCTGGAGGACGGCGGCGCCTGGCTCTACGCCGAGACCGTGCGTCAGATCCACCAGCAGACGGCGGACCGCGAGACCGGCCGCACCAAGGTCGAGCTCCTCGCCCCCGACTTCAACGCCGTCCCGGAGCTGCTCCAGGAGGTCTTCGCCTCCCGGCCCGAGGTCTTCGCGCACAACGTCGAGACGGTCCCCCGGATCTTCAAGCGCATCCGCCCCGGCTTCCGCTACGAGCGCTCGCTGAAGGTCATCACCGAGGCCCGCGACTACGGCCTGGTCACCAAGTCGAACCTGATCCTCGGCATGGGCGAGACCCGCGAGGAGGTCAGCGAGGCGCTCCAGCAGCTGCACGACGCCGGCTGCGAGCTGGTCACCATCACGCAGTACCTGCGTCCGAGCGTGCGCCACCACCCCGTGGAGCGCTGGGTCAAGCCGCACGAGTTCGTGGAGCTGAAGGAGGAGGCCGAGCAGAT encodes:
- the lipB gene encoding lipoyl(octanoyl) transferase LipB, yielding MSGLRFVRMGFGADLVDYQEAWDEQRRVHAARFADEVPDTVLLLEHPPVYTAGRRTADNERPLDGTPVVDVDRGGKITWHGPGQLIGYPIQKLPRPVDVVAHVRRLEEALIRTCAEFGLETTRVEGRSGVWLLGEARQAAAQGPQLGGLSLDFDPRLHDEEFDPRMNGPEYAPSNAGQRREDRKIAAIGIRVAKGVTMHGFSFNVNPDNKWFDKIIPCGIRDAGVASLADELGRNVTIDEVLPVVERHLKDVLENAELKPREIEKATA
- the lipA gene encoding lipoyl synthase encodes the protein MSAVAPDGRKMLRLEVRNAQTPIERKPEWIKTRAKMGPEYTKMQNLVKSEGLHTVCQEAGCPNIYECWEDREATFLIGGDQCTRRCDFCQIDTGKPEALDRDEPRRVGESVVTMDLNYATITGVARDDLEDGGAWLYAETVRQIHQQTADRETGRTKVELLAPDFNAVPELLQEVFASRPEVFAHNVETVPRIFKRIRPGFRYERSLKVITEARDYGLVTKSNLILGMGETREEVSEALQQLHDAGCELVTITQYLRPSVRHHPVERWVKPHEFVELKEEAEQIGFSGVMSGPLVRSSYRAGRLYQMAVEQRQSAAPQRGASYAASQAV